In the genome of Streptomyces sp. SLBN-118, the window AGAGCGGGCGACGAACGGACGATTCATACTCGATCATCATCGCATGATGGCAGAGATCAGCATGGAGCGCGCCGGCGGCGGCTGTGGCCCTCTGGGCGGCCTCGTCAACAACCGGCTCGGCCTCCCGGCGAAGGCCGGAAACGCGATCACCTTGTCCGCGTACTACACCTTCAAGACGTACGACCAGCTTCCGCCGCGCTGACGTCGTCCGCGGCGTGGCCTCGGCGTGTCGGCCCAGGTGTATTGACCCGCAGAATTGGTCGCGTGACTACTCCCCGTGAGACCGGCAGGCCGGGAGTCCGATCCGCTCCCGTTTCGCCGGCCTATTCCTGGGGACTCGGAGCTAAAGGGCTGTCCCGCAATACCCGCCGGGCGCGCGACGACAGCTACGGCACCTCGCTGCGTTGTCGAATGGCCCGAATACGCCCAGTATGAGGACGACTCTCCGCCTTGCGATGCACCGCATCTGACGCCGCGCGCTCATCCGCCGGGTATTGCGGGACAGCCCTTAGGTCTGTCGTTTGGATCAGGCCGGATCAGTGAGCGGCCCGCCGCGGAGCAGGGCACGCGAGCCCGGCAAGATCCAAACGACAGACCCCAAGGCCGGGGGGTCGTCACCAACGGCAGGGAGTACCCCATGAGCCCGGAATCAGGACTGCGGGTCGTCGTCACCGGGGCCACCGGCAACGTCGGTACCAGCGTCGTGCGAACTCTCGCGGACGCCGACCGGATCGCCTCCGTACTGGGACTCGCGCGCAGGGTTCCCGAGATGACAGCCTCCAAGACGAAGTGGGCCGCCGTGGATCTGGCCCAGGACGCCGACACGGACCGGCTGACAGACCTGTTCGCAGGGGCCGACGCGGTTATTCATCTGGCCTGGCGCTTCCAGCCGACCCATGGCCCGGTGGTCACATGGAGAACAAACGTTCTCGGCTCGCTGAGGGTCTTCGAGGCCGTCGCGGCTGCCGGCGTGCCCGCCTTGGTGCACGCGTCCTCGGTCGGCGCGTATTCGCCGGGGCCGAAGACGGAACCCGGTGTCGATGAATCCTGGCCCACCCACGGCTGGCCGGATGCCGCGTACTGCCGCGAGAAGGCCTATCTCGAACGGGCTCTTGACACCTATGAGCTGCAGCATCCGGATATCCGCGTGGTGCGGATGCGGCCCGGATTCCTGTTCAAGGAAGGCGCTGCGAGCGAACAGCGGCGCATCTTCGGCGGCCGCTTCATGCCCGGGCCGCTGATCCGGCCTGCTCTGCTGCCCGTCGTACCGGCCCTGGAAGGCCTGCGTTTCCAGGTGCTGCACACCGACGACGCGGCCCAGGCCTACCTCCAGGCCGTGCTGCGAGACGTGCGGGGCGCGTTCAACCTGGCCGGAGTTCCGCCCGTCGACGCGGAGGTGCTGGGCGAGCTTCTTCAGGCCAAGGTCGTACGGGTGCCTCGGCAACTGGTGCGCGCCGCACTGTCGACGGCCTGGGGACTGCATCTGGCACCGGCGTCACCCCATCTGTTCGACGCGGTGCTGCGACTGCCTCTCCTCGATACGTCTCGCGCGCACAGCGAGCTGGACTGGCAGCCCAC includes:
- a CDS encoding NAD-dependent epimerase/dehydratase family protein, producing the protein MSPESGLRVVVTGATGNVGTSVVRTLADADRIASVLGLARRVPEMTASKTKWAAVDLAQDADTDRLTDLFAGADAVIHLAWRFQPTHGPVVTWRTNVLGSLRVFEAVAAAGVPALVHASSVGAYSPGPKTEPGVDESWPTHGWPDAAYCREKAYLERALDTYELQHPDIRVVRMRPGFLFKEGAASEQRRIFGGRFMPGPLIRPALLPVVPALEGLRFQVLHTDDAAQAYLQAVLRDVRGAFNLAGVPPVDAEVLGELLQAKVVRVPRQLVRAALSTAWGLHLAPASPHLFDAVLRLPLLDTSRAHSELDWQPTRSSTEAIEEFLRGVRQGSGEPTPPLVGHKAG